In Lactuca sativa cultivar Salinas chromosome 5, Lsat_Salinas_v11, whole genome shotgun sequence, the DNA window taatgcttataattttatattatattttttttttataaacccgtgtaatacacgggtctcgcACCtagtaatataatattaaaaatatatgttttaaacAAATCTTTATATTTTGATAATATTGGAAAAAATCATCATATTTAATgccaaaatataaataattattggtttttgatatttaattaaataaaaaatacaaaagacTGTTACAACTTACAACCAATAtagtttttatattttcattttctaagtaaaaaaaaaaaaaaaaacccacctAAATCGAATCGAAAAAGGAGCAAGTTACCATGGCAATCTTTCAAAAACGATCCCTAACCTCAATTGACGTCTCTCTCCATCTCTTTGGCACCCGCCGTCGTCAACGGACTGCCGCATTCCGTTCGCCGGAAAACCACAAGCATCACCATTTCAGTGTACGTGGAAATCCTGAAGATGACCAGCGTAGGTTCCCAAACTGTCACCTGATTTCTATACACAATCTCTATTCCTTTAGCTTCTAATTTTAACTTCGTTTGTTTCACTATGTTTGATTCATATATATTTACGTGTATATAATTTTGAACAAAAAACAGCTATTGATTGCCACTGAAGATCCGCATCTTCTATTTCATCGGCTGTTCAACAACAGTTTCCAAACCCTAGGCTTTATCAAGGATCGCATTTCTCAGATCTTTATAGACGTTTTATGCTACACACGCTCTAGCGCATATCTGACTGATACGAGGTAACTGACGTAACTTAAGTGCTCTTGGTTTTTCCAAAGAGCTACTATATTTGATTTCGATGTCAATCGAGTTCACTTTTTATCTTCTAAAGTCATGGATTCTGATGAAATCTATAAACATTTGTACCTTGAAGCCTACAATTGCAACAAATATACAAATATATGCATTTGAAATATACAGATTTCACTTACAAAAGATTCGAATTTGGATATTTCTTTCACTCTCTTGCACATTTTCATCTTTGACACTCTGTTCATTCATACCCTGCCAAAAAACATGTTTGCATCATCAATCTATCTCACAGTACTTGCATTCATACATTTTGACCTTCATTTTCAAAGCATTTGGCTTGTTAGTGTTCTATAATTGATGTGAATCAATCTAAAGTACCAAAGTAAATGCATGTGTAGGACTTCCAGGAGCAATGATCTATTCCCATTTGCTTTTCAAGATCTTCTTGAAGCAATTGGAAGTAAACATCAACAGAAAACACAAGATTTTTCAGCACCTGATAAAGATTCcgggggtggtggtggtgatccCGAAGTGGTCTTCAATGTGTTGGATGCCATTCTTAAGTGTAGTTTGGAGAGGTTGAAACATATGAGGTCAGATTAGCTACTTTTTCTTACTATGTAACTTCACAAGCTATCCAAATCCTTCATTGTGTTAACATTGATATAATTTTCAGGGAAAGCATGTCATGGGCACATATAGGCCATTACAACTACAAATTAAAAGCAGGATACAGTCAACATATAGACACAATTAGGAATTTAAGTTTAGAGGGTAGATTAGGAGTAGCATTGAGGCTAAGAAGCAAAATGATACATCAAGGTATTTTTCCCGATGTAGTTACACATAACTACCTCATTAATGGATTCTGTAAAGTCAATGCATTTGAGAAAGCAGAATGGCTTGTAACTCAGATGAGTTTGTGGGGCCCATCTCCTAATGTTGCTACCTACAACACTTTAATGAAGGGTTATTGTGCTTTTGGTGATACAGATAAAGCTCTAGATCTTATTTCAGCTATGAACTATGGGAAAGTAAAACCAAATGTAATCACTTACACTATTCTAGTACATGCACATTGCAAGAAAGAGAAGTTAGAAGAAGCTAGGGCACTTCTATTGGAATTAACAGATGAATATAGTGAAAAGACTGTTATAGCCTCAACAATTCTCATGGATAGTTCTTTCAAGAAAGGAGATACATCTCTTGCTTTTACACTTTGGAAAGAGATTTTGAGTAAAGAAGTGGATGTTGTTGCATATAATGTTGTCATCCATGGATCTTCTTTGAGATATGATTTGATTCttgcatataaatacataaaccaaatgctAAAAATCGGTTTTCTTCCAGATAATTTCACCTACAACACTCTTATAAACACACTTTGTAAGATGAAAAGAATTGATGAAGCTGTTTATCTCTACAAAGTCATGTCAAAAATGGGTGTTACTCCAGATAAAATCACATACAATATACTAATCCAAGGGTTATGTAGACTTGAAAACGTGGTAACAGCTCACGAGTTACTTAATTCCATGTTGGAAAAATCAATGATTCCTCCACTGCTGACGTGGAACCTTGTGATTGGTGGATATGGTAGACATGGAGATAAGCAAAACACATTACATATAATGAATCAGATGATGGAATATGGTGTTTTGCCTAATGTGTTTACTTATAATGCTTTGATTCACATGTTTATAAAACGTAGAGAAATATCCAAGGCTCATTTGGTGATGAAGGAGATGATTTCATCTGGTCCTTTGCCTGATACAGTGACTTATAATTTGTTGGTAGGGGCAGAATcggaatttggacatctttattCGGCTGAGCAAATTCATGATGATATGTTGGAAAGAGGGTATGAACCGGATGTTATTACATATACAAAATTGATAAAAGGGTTTTGTATGAGAGGTAAAATCGAAGATGCAGAGAGAATTTTTAGTTTTCATATGCTAAAAAAGTGTAATAATTTAGTGATTGATCATTTCCCTTTTCAAATACTTATTAAAAAGTATTTCAAGATTGGGAATCTTGATGGGGCTTATGGTGTTTAT includes these proteins:
- the LOC111885863 gene encoding pentatricopeptide repeat-containing protein At5g24830, with protein sequence MTSLLIATEDPHLLFHRLFNNSFQTLGFIKDRISQIFIDVLCYTRSSAYLTDTRTSRSNDLFPFAFQDLLEAIGSKHQQKTQDFSAPDKDSGGGGGDPEVVFNVLDAILKCSLERLKHMRESMSWAHIGHYNYKLKAGYSQHIDTIRNLSLEGRLGVALRLRSKMIHQGIFPDVVTHNYLINGFCKVNAFEKAEWLVTQMSLWGPSPNVATYNTLMKGYCAFGDTDKALDLISAMNYGKVKPNVITYTILVHAHCKKEKLEEARALLLELTDEYSEKTVIASTILMDSSFKKGDTSLAFTLWKEILSKEVDVVAYNVVIHGSSLRYDLILAYKYINQMLKIGFLPDNFTYNTLINTLCKMKRIDEAVYLYKVMSKMGVTPDKITYNILIQGLCRLENVVTAHELLNSMLEKSMIPPLLTWNLVIGGYGRHGDKQNTLHIMNQMMEYGVLPNVFTYNALIHMFIKRREISKAHLVMKEMISSGPLPDTVTYNLLVGAESEFGHLYSAEQIHDDMLERGYEPDVITYTKLIKGFCMRGKIEDAERIFSFHMLKKCNNLVIDHFPFQILIKKYFKIGNLDGAYGVYQKWLRIDQGQ